In Thermococcus sp. 21S7, the DNA window TGCGCCGACGCCCGAGAGCATCAATATCTGCGGCGAATTCACCGCGCCGCCAGACAGCAGAACCTCACCCGCAGGGTTCAGCCGCGCCTGCTTGTATTTGTTGTTCCGCCTGTAGGACACGCCGATCGCGCGCCGCCCGTCCATCACCACGCGGGTCACCCGCGCATCGGTGATGACCTCCAGATTCGGCCGGTCCAGCGCGCTTTCCAGAAACGCCTTTGCCGAACTCCAGCGCCGCCCGCGGTTCTGGGTAACCTGATAAAGGCCGACCCCTTCCTGACGCTCGCCGTTGAAATCATCATTATGCTGGATCTGCAGTTCGCGCCCCGCCTTGACGAAGGATCGGCTGAGCGGGTTGACCGTCTGCAATTCGCTGACAAACAGTTCAC includes these proteins:
- a CDS encoding GMC family oxidoreductase N-terminal domain-containing protein, translated to ELFVSELQTVNPLSRSFVKAGRELQIQHNDDFNGERQEGVGLYQVTQNRGRRWSSAKAFLESALDRPNLEVITDARVTRVVMDGRRAIGVSYRRNNKYKQARLNPAGEVLLSGGAVNSPQILMLSGVGA